The Mycobacteriales bacterium genome has a segment encoding these proteins:
- a CDS encoding SRPBCC family protein, producing MVDKASASIVIGADKSAVMAVIADLEAYPEWSTAIKSVTVDELGADGRGETATFTLDAGIIKDTYTLAYDWDGDDRVDWHLVSGRALRAQEGSYVLRDTRDGTEVTYELAVELAVPMIGMFKRKAERAIIDTALKGLKKRVEASAS from the coding sequence GTGGTGGACAAGGCCAGCGCGAGCATCGTGATCGGCGCCGACAAGAGTGCGGTCATGGCGGTGATCGCCGACCTGGAGGCCTACCCGGAGTGGTCGACGGCGATCAAGTCGGTGACCGTCGACGAGCTCGGAGCGGACGGGCGCGGCGAGACGGCCACCTTCACCCTCGACGCGGGAATCATCAAGGACACCTACACCCTCGCCTACGACTGGGACGGCGACGACCGCGTCGACTGGCATCTCGTCTCCGGCCGCGCGTTGCGCGCGCAGGAAGGCAGCTACGTCCTGCGCGACACGCGGGACGGAACCGAGGTCACCTATGAGCTCGCGGTCGAGCTCGCCGTACCGATGATCGGCATGTTCAAGCGCAAGGCGGAGCGCGCGATCATCGATACGGCGCTGAAGGGCCTGAAGAAGCGCGTGGAAGCAAGCGCGAGTTGA
- a CDS encoding metallophosphoesterase, translating into MRVHVVSDVHGAVDALARAGDGADAFICLGDLVLFIDYDDMSGGIFADMFGAAAAQRLVELRTERRFEEAREFSRGLWQRVGEDRQMVIESAVRKQYAALFAAMPTPAYITYGNVDLPALWPEFARDGVHVLDGQTAQIGGRTFGFVGGGLQTAMRTPFEISDAEYAAKVAAVGAVDVLCCHIPPDLPELLYDVGARRLERGSAAVLEAIRATQPELVLFGHVHNPLVRRARIGRTECVNVGHFRGRGTPYVLTLS; encoded by the coding sequence ATGCGGGTGCATGTCGTCTCGGACGTCCACGGCGCGGTTGACGCGCTCGCGCGTGCGGGCGACGGCGCGGACGCCTTCATCTGTCTCGGCGACCTGGTCCTGTTCATCGACTACGACGACATGAGCGGCGGGATCTTCGCGGACATGTTCGGCGCCGCCGCTGCGCAGCGGCTGGTGGAGCTCCGCACCGAACGCCGGTTCGAGGAAGCCCGGGAGTTCTCGCGCGGGCTCTGGCAGCGGGTCGGCGAAGACCGGCAGATGGTGATCGAGTCCGCCGTACGCAAGCAGTACGCCGCCCTGTTCGCCGCCATGCCGACGCCGGCGTACATCACCTACGGCAATGTCGACCTCCCGGCGCTGTGGCCCGAGTTCGCGCGCGACGGCGTGCATGTGCTGGACGGACAGACGGCACAGATCGGCGGTCGGACCTTCGGCTTCGTCGGCGGCGGCCTGCAGACCGCGATGCGTACGCCGTTCGAGATCAGCGACGCGGAATACGCCGCCAAGGTTGCCGCAGTCGGTGCTGTTGACGTCCTGTGCTGCCACATTCCGCCCGACCTGCCCGAGCTCCTTTACGACGTCGGCGCCCGGCGGCTCGAGCGCGGGAGCGCCGCGGTTCTCGAGGCGATCCGGGCGACCCAGCCGGAGCTGGTGTTGTTCGGGCACGTGCACAACCCGCTGGTTCGCCGAGCGCGGATCGGTCGCACCGAATGCGTGAACGTCGGGCACTTCCGCGGACGCGGGACGCCGTACGTCCTCACGCTGTCGTGA
- a CDS encoding DUF5304 family protein, with product MSAAAPGPLAEEASRLVEAISEWARGAVGDVHLPSAGGAAECQVCPFCQLLGLLRRTQPETFGHLAEASASLVAALRTVVERAEPAPRHSGVERVDLDDGDSADPVAADPGRAT from the coding sequence GTGAGCGCCGCCGCGCCCGGCCCGCTCGCGGAGGAAGCGTCGCGGTTGGTCGAGGCGATCAGCGAGTGGGCGCGCGGAGCGGTCGGCGACGTGCATCTGCCGTCGGCGGGCGGTGCAGCCGAGTGCCAGGTCTGCCCGTTCTGCCAGCTGCTCGGCTTGCTCCGGCGAACCCAGCCGGAGACCTTCGGTCACTTGGCCGAGGCATCCGCGTCGCTGGTTGCGGCCCTGCGCACGGTGGTCGAGCGAGCCGAGCCGGCGCCGCGTCACTCGGGGGTCGAGCGGGTCGACCTCGACGACGGCGACTCGGCCGATCCAGTGGCCGCCGACCCGGGACGGGCCACGTGA
- a CDS encoding endonuclease/exonuclease/phosphatase family protein, with amino-acid sequence MSEPTPAAELRVMTYNVRSLRDDVTALASIVRAADPDVVLVQEAPRFLRWRSKRAALARRCGLVVATADRPGGLCILVALRVDVLGTTFTMLPRLPGHHQRVAVGAILRRAGQRWRVLDLHLSTDPAERERHVPLLVELVGEDTDPPLVVGGDINDVAGSPAYSVFSERMQDCFAVAGAGSGATAPARTPQRRIDAVFAGPAVDVVACEVLAPPSATRASDHLPVLAVLRQHSG; translated from the coding sequence ATGAGCGAACCGACACCGGCGGCCGAGCTGCGCGTGATGACCTACAACGTGCGGTCGCTTCGCGATGACGTGACCGCGCTGGCGTCGATCGTTCGCGCTGCCGACCCGGACGTGGTGCTCGTCCAGGAGGCGCCGCGCTTCCTTCGTTGGCGGTCGAAGCGCGCGGCGCTCGCCCGCCGGTGCGGGCTCGTGGTCGCGACCGCCGACCGTCCCGGCGGGCTCTGCATCCTTGTCGCGCTTCGGGTCGACGTGCTGGGTACGACGTTCACCATGCTGCCGCGACTGCCCGGCCACCACCAGCGGGTGGCGGTCGGTGCGATCCTGCGGCGGGCGGGACAGCGTTGGCGAGTGCTCGACCTGCATCTGAGCACCGATCCCGCGGAGCGGGAGCGGCACGTGCCGCTGCTCGTCGAGCTGGTCGGCGAAGACACCGACCCGCCGCTCGTGGTGGGTGGGGACATCAACGATGTCGCCGGCAGTCCGGCGTACTCCGTTTTCAGCGAGCGGATGCAGGACTGCTTCGCAGTCGCCGGCGCCGGCTCAGGCGCGACCGCGCCCGCGCGTACGCCACAGCGCAGGATCGACGCGGTCTTCGCCGGTCCGGCGGTGGATGTGGTTGCTTGCGAGGTGCTTGCGCCGCCGAGCGCCACGCGGGCGAGTGATCACCTGCCGGTGCTCGCGGTGCTCCGGCAGCACAGCGGCTAG
- the arcC gene encoding carbamate kinase, with translation MSAPPEPGHPRVVVALGGNALSPSDGAGDVHEMRAALARTARALADLVDGGVSLVVTHGNGPQVGRILLQQEYAADQVPPMPMDVCGAQSQGQIGYLLAQTLDTELRRRGIATRVLCLVTQVVVDGRDPAFRRPTKPVGPSYEQAEAERIAHETGYVFRAMPDGRWRRAVASPRPKRLVEAEPLRQIIEAGHVVVAAGGGGVPVVEVGTELRGVEAVIDKDLTAATLARLVGADQLVILTEVSRVQVGFGTDAARELSRMTVTEARELLAAGEFPDGSMGPKVRACVEFVTGGGRRAVIGALSDAHDVVFAEAGTSIEAG, from the coding sequence ATGTCCGCGCCGCCCGAGCCGGGCCACCCGCGCGTCGTCGTCGCGCTCGGCGGCAACGCCCTCAGCCCGTCTGACGGCGCCGGCGACGTGCACGAGATGCGCGCGGCACTCGCGCGCACCGCACGGGCGCTTGCCGACCTCGTGGATGGCGGGGTCAGCCTCGTGGTCACGCACGGCAACGGACCGCAGGTCGGGCGGATCCTGCTCCAGCAGGAGTACGCCGCCGACCAGGTGCCGCCGATGCCGATGGACGTGTGCGGCGCCCAGAGCCAGGGCCAGATCGGCTACCTGCTCGCGCAGACCCTCGACACCGAGCTTCGCCGGCGCGGCATCGCGACCCGGGTGCTGTGTCTGGTCACGCAGGTCGTCGTCGACGGGCGCGACCCGGCCTTCCGCCGGCCGACCAAGCCGGTCGGTCCGTCGTACGAACAGGCCGAGGCGGAGCGGATCGCCCACGAGACGGGCTATGTCTTCCGGGCGATGCCCGACGGGCGTTGGCGGCGGGCGGTCGCATCGCCGCGGCCCAAGCGCCTGGTGGAGGCCGAACCGTTGCGCCAGATCATCGAGGCGGGGCATGTCGTCGTCGCGGCCGGTGGTGGCGGCGTGCCCGTCGTCGAGGTGGGTACGGAGCTCCGTGGGGTGGAAGCCGTGATCGACAAGGACCTCACTGCCGCAACCCTCGCCCGGCTGGTCGGTGCCGACCAGCTGGTCATCCTCACCGAGGTGTCACGTGTGCAGGTGGGTTTCGGCACGGACGCGGCTCGCGAGCTCAGCCGGATGACGGTCACTGAGGCGCGCGAGCTGCTCGCGGCGGGCGAGTTCCCCGACGGCTCGATGGGTCCGAAGGTCAGGGCCTGCGTCGAGTTCGTGACGGGCGGTGGGCGTCGGGCGGTGATCGGTGCGCTGTCCGACGCGCACGACGTGGTCTTCGCCGAGGCGGGTACGTCGATCGAGGCGGGATGA
- a CDS encoding ROK family glucokinase, with protein sequence MTLSIGIDIGGTKVAAGVVDEDGEVLAVARRRTPSRDPGHIVDVVVEIVGQLRSDFDVAAVGIGAAGFVDAARSTVLFAANLAWRDTPIRDDISSRLDIPVVVENDANAAAWGEFRFGAGGQEPDVIVLTIGTGIGAGIIIDGVLHRGRFGIAGEPGHMRVVPGGRLCGCGNRGCLEQYCSGTALVRAAREVAQERPADAARLLELAHGDVANIDGPVVTKAAQEGDAAAVDCFDEIGRWLGQGLADLAALLDPGRYVIGGGVAEAGDLLLSAARDSYAAVLTGRGYRPLADVVPATLGAQAGLIGAADLARRS encoded by the coding sequence GTGACGCTCTCGATCGGGATTGACATCGGCGGCACCAAGGTTGCCGCCGGCGTTGTCGACGAGGACGGCGAGGTGCTCGCGGTCGCGCGCCGCCGTACCCCGAGCCGAGACCCGGGCCACATCGTCGATGTCGTCGTGGAGATCGTCGGTCAGCTCCGCTCGGACTTCGACGTAGCCGCGGTTGGCATCGGCGCGGCCGGTTTCGTCGACGCCGCGCGCTCGACGGTGCTGTTCGCAGCCAACCTCGCGTGGCGGGACACCCCGATCCGCGACGACATCAGCAGCCGGCTGGACATCCCTGTCGTGGTCGAGAACGACGCCAACGCCGCCGCCTGGGGCGAGTTCCGCTTCGGTGCGGGCGGCCAGGAACCGGACGTGATCGTCCTCACGATCGGCACCGGTATCGGAGCCGGCATCATCATCGACGGCGTACTGCACCGGGGCCGGTTCGGGATCGCCGGCGAGCCCGGTCACATGCGGGTCGTGCCGGGCGGGCGGTTGTGCGGGTGCGGCAATCGGGGCTGCCTGGAGCAGTACTGCAGCGGCACCGCCTTGGTGCGAGCCGCGCGCGAAGTGGCTCAGGAGCGCCCCGCCGACGCGGCGCGGCTGCTCGAGCTCGCCCACGGAGACGTCGCGAACATCGACGGGCCGGTGGTCACCAAGGCCGCGCAGGAAGGAGACGCCGCCGCGGTCGACTGCTTCGACGAGATCGGCCGCTGGCTCGGGCAGGGCCTCGCCGATCTCGCCGCGCTGCTGGACCCCGGCCGGTACGTGATCGGTGGGGGCGTGGCCGAGGCGGGCGACCTGTTGCTCTCCGCGGCGCGCGACTCCTACGCGGCGGTGCTGACCGGCCGTGGCTACCGACCGCTCGCTGACGTCGTTCCCGCCACACTCGGCGCGCAGGCGGGCCTGATCGGTGCGGCGGACCTGGCCCGCCGGTCCTGA
- a CDS encoding ArsA family ATPase translates to MRILLFTGKGGVGKTTTAAATAAFAAAGGHKTLALSTDPAHSLSDAFGLPLGAAPTEIDTGLYGQQVDTQRAFEASWREVQHYLRDILEQGGIDPLEAEELTVLPGADEVLALLEVRAQVASGRWDTVVVDCAPTGETLRLLALPDALRWWMQRMFPPERRVLRNLRPMVAHLTGLPLPPDSVFAAAERLSAELAEVRDLLVDPELTSIRLVLTPEAVVIAEARRTLTSLSLYGYRVDGVVANRVFPDSGNDAWRSGWVEAQQHQLAVVEAAFPGLPVWRAEYAAAEPVGLRGLLDLATTAYSDVDPLTTTETPEPMVVEQLTADEYVLSLALPHAERRDVELVRKGDDLLVTVGPHRRAIALPSGLRRCVVDGAALRDGRLRVRFHADPDVWTSR, encoded by the coding sequence GTGCGAATTCTGCTGTTCACCGGAAAAGGTGGCGTCGGCAAGACGACGACCGCCGCGGCGACGGCTGCGTTCGCAGCGGCGGGTGGGCACAAGACGCTGGCGCTGTCCACCGATCCCGCGCACTCGTTGTCCGACGCGTTCGGCCTGCCGCTCGGCGCCGCGCCGACGGAGATCGACACCGGGCTGTACGGCCAGCAGGTCGACACGCAGCGCGCCTTCGAGGCGAGTTGGCGCGAGGTGCAGCACTACCTTCGCGACATCCTCGAGCAGGGCGGGATCGATCCGCTCGAGGCCGAGGAGCTCACCGTCCTGCCGGGTGCGGATGAAGTGCTCGCGTTGCTCGAGGTACGGGCGCAGGTGGCGAGCGGGCGATGGGACACGGTGGTGGTCGACTGCGCCCCTACCGGCGAGACGCTGCGGCTGCTGGCGTTGCCGGACGCGCTGCGATGGTGGATGCAGCGGATGTTCCCGCCGGAGCGTCGAGTGCTGCGCAACCTGCGGCCGATGGTCGCCCACCTGACCGGGCTGCCGCTCCCGCCCGACTCCGTCTTCGCCGCCGCCGAGCGGCTGTCGGCTGAGCTCGCCGAGGTGCGCGACCTGCTGGTCGACCCCGAGCTGACGTCGATCCGGCTCGTGCTCACCCCGGAGGCCGTTGTCATCGCAGAAGCCCGCCGGACGCTGACCTCACTCTCGCTCTACGGCTACCGGGTGGACGGCGTCGTGGCCAACCGGGTCTTCCCGGATTCCGGCAACGACGCGTGGCGATCGGGTTGGGTCGAGGCGCAGCAACACCAGCTGGCAGTAGTGGAGGCGGCTTTCCCCGGCCTTCCGGTCTGGCGAGCCGAGTACGCCGCGGCCGAGCCGGTCGGGCTCCGCGGGCTGCTCGACCTCGCGACGACGGCGTACTCGGATGTGGATCCCTTGACGACCACGGAGACGCCGGAGCCGATGGTGGTCGAGCAGCTCACCGCGGACGAGTACGTGCTGTCGCTTGCGTTGCCGCATGCGGAGCGTCGCGATGTCGAGCTGGTCCGCAAGGGCGACGATCTGTTGGTGACCGTGGGGCCGCACCGACGCGCGATCGCGCTCCCGAGCGGGTTGCGCCGGTGCGTGGTGGACGGCGCCGCCTTGCGCGACGGCCGACTTCGCGTCCGCTTCCACGCCGACCCGGACGTCTGGACCTCGCGGTGA
- a CDS encoding AMP-dependent synthetase/ligase, whose product MAEYSVPADFDIPDDANLTDMLVNRAEEQPGRVVFDRKIDGSWQPVTAKQFADEVLSIAAGLIASGIEPDERVCIMSATRYEWTLLDYAIWAAGAVPVPIYETSSAEQIEWIVADSGAVAVFLESESHRRAYDEVGSGLDKVRYVWSIDGGAIDELVTAGKGIALDEIERRRRTVTAASLATIIYTSGTTGRPKGCELTHYNFLFDATSTLDGLDELFGEEQSTLLFLPLAHVFARVIEVGCVQSGVRMGHTADIKNLLPDLAAFKPTFVLSVPRVFEKVYNTAKQRAHADGKGAIFDLAEAVAIGYSKSLEGSAVKRTAYAVPHKLFDKLVYSKLRMALGGAAEGAISGGAPLGVRLGHFFRGCGIPIYEGYGLTETTAGATVNRPSDMKVGTVGRPIAGCTVRIAEDGEILLRGGNVFGGYYNNPKATGEAIGDGGWFHTGDIGELDDEGYLTITGRKKELIVTAGGKNVAPAILEDRLRAHPLVSQCLVVGDQRPFIGALITIDEEAFPTWKTAHGKPADATIADLVDDADLRADLQAAVDDTNKAVSKAEAIKSFRILKDDWTVDNGRLTPSLKVKRNVVLADYAGEVEAIYSRTRS is encoded by the coding sequence GTGGCTGAGTACTCGGTACCAGCGGATTTCGACATTCCGGACGATGCGAACCTGACGGACATGTTGGTCAACCGGGCCGAAGAGCAGCCCGGGCGGGTGGTCTTCGACCGCAAGATCGACGGCAGCTGGCAGCCGGTCACCGCCAAGCAGTTCGCCGACGAGGTCCTGTCGATCGCGGCCGGGCTGATCGCCTCCGGCATCGAGCCGGACGAGCGGGTATGCATCATGTCCGCCACCCGCTACGAGTGGACCCTTCTCGACTACGCGATCTGGGCCGCGGGCGCCGTGCCGGTGCCGATCTACGAGACCTCGTCCGCCGAGCAGATCGAGTGGATCGTGGCCGACTCGGGCGCGGTCGCGGTCTTCCTCGAGTCGGAGTCCCATCGACGGGCGTACGACGAGGTCGGCAGCGGCCTGGACAAGGTGCGCTACGTCTGGAGCATCGACGGCGGCGCGATCGACGAGCTGGTCACGGCCGGCAAGGGGATTGCTCTCGACGAGATCGAGCGACGTCGCCGTACGGTCACCGCGGCGAGCCTGGCGACGATCATCTACACGTCCGGCACGACCGGCCGGCCGAAGGGCTGCGAGCTCACCCACTACAACTTCCTGTTCGACGCGACGTCGACGCTCGACGGCCTGGACGAGTTGTTCGGCGAGGAACAGTCCACGCTGCTGTTCCTGCCACTGGCGCACGTCTTTGCGCGAGTGATCGAAGTCGGATGCGTCCAGAGCGGCGTACGGATGGGGCACACCGCCGACATCAAGAACCTGCTGCCCGACCTGGCGGCGTTCAAGCCGACGTTCGTGTTGTCGGTGCCGCGGGTCTTCGAGAAGGTCTACAACACGGCGAAGCAACGGGCCCACGCCGACGGAAAGGGCGCGATCTTCGACCTCGCCGAGGCGGTCGCGATCGGCTACAGCAAGTCGCTCGAGGGCAGTGCCGTCAAGCGCACCGCCTACGCGGTGCCGCACAAGCTGTTCGACAAGCTGGTCTACTCGAAGCTCCGCATGGCACTGGGTGGTGCCGCGGAAGGTGCGATCTCGGGCGGTGCCCCGCTCGGCGTGCGGCTGGGCCACTTCTTCCGCGGGTGCGGGATCCCGATCTACGAGGGTTACGGGCTCACCGAGACGACCGCCGGCGCGACTGTGAACCGGCCCAGCGACATGAAGGTCGGAACGGTCGGACGCCCGATCGCCGGCTGCACGGTGCGGATCGCTGAGGACGGCGAGATCCTGCTGCGCGGCGGCAACGTCTTCGGCGGCTACTACAACAACCCGAAAGCGACCGGCGAGGCGATCGGGGACGGCGGCTGGTTCCACACCGGCGACATCGGCGAGCTGGACGACGAGGGCTACCTCACGATCACCGGCCGGAAGAAGGAGCTGATCGTGACCGCCGGCGGAAAGAACGTCGCACCCGCCATCCTCGAGGACCGGCTGCGGGCCCACCCGCTGGTCAGCCAGTGCCTGGTGGTCGGGGATCAGCGCCCGTTCATCGGCGCACTCATCACGATCGACGAAGAGGCCTTCCCCACCTGGAAGACCGCGCACGGCAAGCCGGCGGACGCAACCATCGCCGACCTCGTCGACGACGCCGACCTGCGGGCCGACCTGCAGGCCGCCGTCGATGACACCAACAAGGCGGTGTCGAAGGCCGAGGCGATCAAGTCGTTCCGGATCCTCAAGGACGACTGGACGGTTGACAACGGCCGTCTCACGCCGTCGTTGAAGGTGA